The Macaca nemestrina isolate mMacNem1 chromosome 1, mMacNem.hap1, whole genome shotgun sequence genome contains the following window.
gacctaaccaaactatcttgcttctaacctccaagctgtccttatTCATTCCTGGGCACAgactgaactaactttgggaagaacTTACTAAATAGCTTAAAACAAACAGGgaaacagccctttcccaaaacaaacctccttcctgcctggggactagacattctttgtaggactaacaaattagccacaagattagaaattaaggtttaggagtcatgcagctggaggctataaGATTCTGACCCTCCTTAAACTgttcctaagatcagtgcttgagatactTTGCAGACCcagcacttgatggatcagctggcaccaacCAGATAGAttaactggctcatctgatcttgtggccctggcccaggaactgactcagtggaGTCAATTCcccatgatttcatctctgaccccaCTAATCAGCACTCTTGACTCACTGGacttcccccacccaccaaattatccttaaaatctCTGATCCCCAAATgtttggggagactgatttgactAATAAAACTCTGATCTTAAGCATAGCtcgctctgcgtgaattactctttctctattgcaattccctcCCGTCTTGATAAAACGGTTCTGTCTAGGTATTGGAGAAGGagaacccactgggcagttacagTTCCTCACACAGAGTTCCTAAAATCCTTAGAGTTTCCTGAGTGATATGagcatcttttgttattcatagcAAGTTCGTTTTGATCATACCTGAATTTAGTGAAGTGACTTAGGGTGGGACACCTACAAAACCTCAGGATAAGGCTGGTCAAAAGACTACCAAGTAATTAGAGAGCTGGAACTTTTGCACACACGCCAACCTCCAGGAAATGGCTGAGGCCTGGAGATTAAGCTCTATAAAACTCTATAAAGCTCTTGAACAATAAAATTGAATGAGTTTCCAGGTTGGTGAACACATTGAGGTCTAGGAGGATCAGGAGAGCATGCatgcccagagagggcatggaagctctgcaaACCATTCTCTTCCTCCCTATcttggaatatttgcattgtgTTTACCAACTAAGCACCCCCAATCTGAAAATCCAAAGTCCAAAATGCCCCaattagcatttcttttaagCATCATATCGCAGTTCAAAAAGTTTCAAATCTTGGAACATTTCAAATTCTGGatttttagatttcagatttctTATAATTGCATGTAActctataattattaaaatctcaaaattaaaagtttaattttaaaatttacttttaaaaacaaaatttcagctttaaaaaaatgcttagaaataaaCTTATGAAAAATATAAGCAAAGCCTAGAGTTAAAATCAGTATCTAAAGCTGTCAATTCTTCCTGAGATAATTGATAAGATAAAGGCAGTTCCAATAAAAAATACCAAGAAGCTTTTTTATGAAGCTAGATAAACTGATACTAAAGTTCCtatgaaaaaacaaacaggaagaaatattctgcaaaacaatgaaaaagacaagctaagaaaggggaagaaaagaaatattagacATTAAAACATATCATAAAGCCTCTACAATAAAGAAGTGGTAACAATACAGACTTCCCAGAAAAAGACCAGCAGATAGATGAACTTTTTAAAACAGGGCTGGGGCACATGGCTAGCCATTTGGATGGATGACATTAAATCCACATTTCAAAACATACACTAGAATAAACTCCTAACAGATTgagaatttaaatgtaaaaaaataaagatgagacaagtattttaagaaagaatgggTTTCTCTACATCCTGGTTGTAGGGAGAAGCTTTTAATTATGATTCAAAGatctagatgtaatttttaaaaattgataattttaactaaaaacttttgaatggttaaaaaaaaaacaaacacaaaataggAAGAAACTATAGGCAACACAGGTCATAGGTAACAGACTAGTATTCCTAATATAACAAAGTCTTATAAATTGAACCAAAAAAGTCAAGCACCTAATAGAAGAAAACGGTCTGTCAGCTAAAGATACGAGTATGCTACTCACTAATAAGTATATTAGTATAccagtaaacatatgaaaacacaGTCAATCTCAGTCATaattaaagaaacacaaaactaTTTTAAGATACATTTCTCACCTACTAtactggcaaaaaataaaaactatgaaaagTCATTATATTAGAGATGCTGTGGGGAAAACAGACATATTTACAAGTTGTTGGTGAAGACACAAACTGCTTTTGGGGGGTGGTTTATTTGGTACTATCCATCCAtacctttgacccagcaatcccacttctaggtatttacacTGAAGGTATACCTCCAATAATATGAAAATACACAGGCACAACTTAGTCACTGCTGTACTGCctgtaatttcaaaataatggAAACTACCTACTTGTTACTATATAACaaagtgattaaataaattatgatacaacCACATGAAGAAGTTtcatgcagctgtaaaaaagaatgaggaggaCTTCTATGAACTTCTATAGAATTACTTTCCTCGGCCGTCGCTCTCTAACGCCAGCGCCGCCTCTCGCTCGCCGAGCTACAGCCGAAGGAGAAGGGGGGTAAGTAAGGAGGTCTCTGTACCATGGCTCGTACAAAGCAGACTGCCCGCAAATCGACCGGTGGTAAAGCACCCAGGAAGCAACTGGCTACAAAAGCCGCTCGCAAGAGTGCGCCCTCTACTGGAGGGGTGAAGAAACCTCATCGTTACAGGCCTGGTACTGTGGCACTCCGTGAAATTAGACGTTATCAGAAGTCCACTGAACTTCTGATTCGCAAACTTCCCTTCCAGCGTCTGGTGCGAGAAATTGCTCAGGACTTTAAAACAGATCTGCGCTTCCAGAGCGCAGCTATTGGTGCTTTGCAGGAGGCAAGTGAGGCCTATCTGGTTGGCCTTTTTGAAGACACCAACCTGTGTGCTATCCATGCCAAACGTGTAACAATTATGCCAAAAGACATCCAGCTAGCACGCCGCATACGTGGAGAACGTGCTTAAGAATCCACTATGATGGGAAAcatttcattctcaaaaaaaaaaaaaaaaaaattctcttcttcctgttaTTGGTAGTTCTGAACGTTAGATATTTTTTTTCCATGGGGTCAAAAGGTACCTAAGTATATGATTGCGAGTGGAAAAATAGGGGACAGAAATCAGGTATTGGcagtttttccattttcacttgtgtgtgaatttttaatataaatgcagAGGCGTAAAGCATTAATGCAAGTTAAAATGTTTCAGTGAACAAGTTTCAGCGGTTCaactttataataattataaataaacctGTTAAATTTTTCTGGACAATGCCagcatttggatttttttaaaacaagtaaatttCTTATTgacggcaaaaaaaaaaaaaaaaaaaaaaaaagaattactttcCTCATAAATTGTTAAACaaagcaaaatacagaaaaagattaCTAGAAAGCTACCCTTTGTGAAAGacagcaaaaataagaaaatgtgcaTATGTATCTGCAAATCTGACTAATAAAACTGGTGAACTATAGAGGGTAAAGTAGAAATGGAGTGGAAAAGATGGAGGTAGGGAAATTGGTAGAAGGGCTGAAAGGGTAGCAGTTATTGATTGTAACTTTATAcagctctgatttttagaatcaggttaatattttacatattcaaaaagGATATATATAATAAGGATGGAAAGTGGGGTAAAATACAAATAGAAGtaaatgaaactattttaaagaaatgtcacaactaaaatgaagaaaattaaacaaatctAAATAACCTTTGAATATACTATATTTTCAGTATATATTCTTAGGCTAAAGACAAACAGAATTTCAAAGAAATATCTCTAGTTAGATTTGTTTTCTCAGCAATTTTCATGCTaccttttgtatatatattttaagactaTGCAAATAAGTAAATGTATTTTGATCATGAAAGTTAGGTTTCCATCAGAAGAGGAAATTATAAATATAGAAAGGACAAATGCTAAAATGAACCCTAGATATGCTAGAATAGCATGGATTGACCTCAGCTTGTACGGACTGACCACCTAGTTATCTCCAGAACTACTGACCCTTGCCTACACTAGAGAATACATTAactaaagataaataattttccGTAATCATGAGTCAGTGAGTTGTTTTGGAGCAGAACGCATCAGTTGGTCAGCATTGTTTAGTAATAATAATTGAATTCACGATTTGCATGATTTGTACCTGGTTTCAGTAGTGTCTGTTAAAGCTGGTTACATAACCAAAAGAACACATCTAAGTgactgaaaccacctttgcaaaattatgactaagacagtgaaagagatttaacctaactgactccatcttgcttcctcCAAGTTGTCCTTGTTCATTACTGGGCACAGGCttaactaactttgggaggaacttagtttattggtttgttgtcttttgttttgttttgttttttttgagacagagtcttgctctgctgtccaggctggactgcagtggcacaagctcagctcactgcagcctctgccttatgggttcaagtgattctcctgcctcagcatcctgagtggctgagattgcaggcacacatcaccacatcctgctaatttttgtattttttgtagagatgaggtttctccatgttggccaggctggtcttgaactcctgacttcaggtaatccatccaccttgacctcccaaagtgctgggattacaggtgtaagcatTGCACCTAGCCAATTTACAGGTtacagtttaaaacaaagaccATAACAGCACTTTCCCaaaaacaaacctccttcttgcTGGCGACTAGACAACTAACACtggccacaagattagaaatcaTGGTTTAGAAGTTacgcagctggaggctacaagattctgaccttCCCTAAATTGCTcttaagatcagtgcttgagatactttgcagaccctgcacttgatggatcagctggcactaCCCAGATTGATTAACTGGCCCATCTGATCTTGTACCCCCCACCCAGAACTGGCCCAGTGCAAGAGGACAACTTCAATTCCCTATGATATCATCTCCTATCTAACCAATCAGGCATttctggctcactggcttcccccaacCCACTAAGTTGTCCTTAAAAATTCTTATCCCCAAATGCTCGGGGAGACTGATTAGAGTACCAGCACAGctggctctgcgtgaattacACTTCATCACAattcctgtcttgataaattgactCTGTCTAGGCAGTAGGCAAGGTGAATCCACTGAGTGGTTACATGACTAGCTCAACAGCAGAGACTCCAACCAAAAGCAGACTTTGGATCTCCTGGTACTCAGGTGCTTCAAACCCAAGCCAGTAGTGATTCTAAATCTGGTAACAAAGCAATTCCTGTGCAACCTAGCAGTGGAAGGACAAAGAATATTGTGATTGAATTCTCTGGATCCCTTTCAATAAATACACTATTGCTGCTAGGCTGTTCTGTATATCCATTGCCTGTAATCACACTGTTCCAGAAATATAAACTGTTTGATTCCTGGGAGTCCTTCAGTAATCAAACACAGTGATTAATATGCAATTAATGCTTATATATTATGGTtgtaaatatataacaatatatattaatacatacaaatacatatatttcctagctctgtccactgAGAAAGCTTGCAAGCAATGATAGTCCAAGAACAATGAGCGTACTTaagatttttggttttaaaatatatttctccactaaaagaaaagaggtttcttgGATACAAGACTGATTCCAGGACTGGGGCAATGCCAGTATGGAATGAAGCTGGAACATTATTGTCTAAGAAAGTACTTATAAAGAATGACAGAAATATGTCAAAAGGATACAGAAGTCAGTCTGAAGGAGCTCCAACTAGCCAAATATAAGATGACTTGAGTTTCAAAATTAATAACAGGATATATATATTAATGACCCAGGATTCCACAATGATATAAACAAACAGAAGGACTAACTAATAAATGTGGAAGatataaaaactcagaaaatcaTCATTTGGACAACTAACATATCAATGATTATTATTATAAGTAAGATATAATAATAGAGGCTCAAAGGGAAGAATATGGTAACTTTACAGCAGTGAAATCTGGCAGCCACCATCTTaatcaagtgatcaaagttaacatcaccagCACTGAGACAAATAGATATCATATGCCTCCAGATATGACAAACTAAGGATGACAAAATAGGACTACTATAGTATTCCTGATGAAAATAGATAATCTGAATCTTAGGCATAAGAAAACACAAGACAAATTCAAACTGAGGAACAtcctataaaataaataacttatactcttcaaaaatgttgATGTCATAAACTGAAAAACTGTACCAATTTAGAGGAGATTAAAGAGACATGACAAATAAATGCAACAAGTCATTCAGAATGGTCCTGGactagaattgtttttttctataaaggacaTTAGTGAATACATTGCTGAAATTTAAATtgtaaagaatttaaaattaaaaatttaaagttttctcggatatatcaatattaattttataattttgctaaTTGTTCTATGGTTTTATAACAACTCTGAAGCAAAATCAATAGGCAATTACAAAAGTTCAGAAATATAACTCTATAAAGTTCATACATTTCTGGCTTCACTTACA
Protein-coding sequences here:
- the LOC105484470 gene encoding histone H3.3A, whose amino-acid sequence is MARTKQTARKSTGGKAPRKQLATKAARKSAPSTGGVKKPHRYRPGTVALREIRRYQKSTELLIRKLPFQRLVREIAQDFKTDLRFQSAAIGALQEASEAYLVGLFEDTNLCAIHAKRVTIMPKDIQLARRIRGERA